In Vibrio bathopelagicus, the following are encoded in one genomic region:
- the folC gene encoding bifunctional tetrahydrofolate synthase/dihydrofolate synthase yields the protein MSQQPIPQATSSLEMWLDYLSNIHTSAIDLGLDRVQAVASKANLTKPAKHVITVAGTNGKGSTCALMEAILLDAGYSVGVYSSPHLIRYNERVRINGQDLSDEKMVQSFDFIEKERGEISLSFFEYGTLAALRAFQTEAVDVVLLEVGLGGRLDATNIVDHDVSVITSLAVDHVDWLGDDINVIGFEKAGIYRSGKPAICGQPKPPATVAAHADDIKAEFYQVGIQYTYEVNGDSWNWNSGAFRLDALPIPSLPLPNAATALMALGTSELSISDVNVVNGLNNAQLPGRMQQISDQPVIVLDVAHNPHSAEYFAQQVTQKYAGKNLHVVVAMLHDKDIPATLEVLAPVATHWYPASLQGPRAATAAELCQSLPQGVEQHSNPVAAFEAALSAVKGDDVVLVVGSFHTVGEVLEHWQKKGN from the coding sequence ATGAGTCAACAACCTATTCCTCAAGCCACATCCTCATTAGAGATGTGGCTTGATTATTTATCAAACATCCACACAAGCGCTATTGACCTTGGGTTAGACCGAGTTCAGGCCGTCGCCTCTAAGGCAAACCTCACCAAACCTGCTAAACACGTGATTACCGTTGCCGGAACCAATGGCAAAGGCTCAACATGTGCCCTAATGGAAGCTATTCTATTGGATGCTGGTTACTCCGTTGGTGTCTACAGTTCTCCTCACTTAATTCGCTATAACGAACGTGTTCGTATTAACGGCCAAGACCTGTCTGATGAAAAGATGGTTCAATCTTTCGATTTTATTGAGAAAGAGCGTGGTGAAATCAGCCTGAGTTTCTTCGAATACGGCACGTTAGCGGCGTTACGTGCGTTTCAAACCGAAGCTGTAGATGTTGTTCTATTAGAAGTGGGACTCGGTGGGCGTTTAGACGCGACGAACATTGTTGATCATGATGTGTCTGTAATCACTAGCTTGGCTGTCGACCACGTTGATTGGCTGGGTGACGACATTAATGTGATTGGCTTTGAGAAAGCGGGTATCTATCGTAGTGGTAAGCCTGCTATTTGCGGACAACCTAAGCCACCTGCGACGGTTGCGGCACATGCTGATGACATTAAGGCTGAGTTCTACCAAGTCGGTATTCAATATACCTACGAAGTAAATGGCGATAGCTGGAATTGGAATAGCGGTGCATTTCGACTGGACGCATTGCCTATTCCTAGCTTGCCGCTACCGAATGCGGCAACCGCATTAATGGCGCTAGGGACTTCAGAACTTAGTATCAGTGATGTCAATGTCGTTAACGGTTTGAACAACGCGCAGCTTCCTGGACGCATGCAACAAATTAGCGACCAGCCCGTGATTGTGTTAGATGTGGCTCATAACCCACATTCTGCTGAGTATTTTGCACAACAAGTGACTCAAAAGTATGCAGGAAAAAATTTACACGTTGTAGTCGCCATGCTTCATGACAAAGATATTCCCGCGACATTGGAAGTATTAGCACCAGTTGCAACACATTGGTACCCAGCTTCACTGCAAGGGCCACGTGCAGCAACAGCAGCTGAATTATGTCAAAGCCTCCCACAAGGCGTAGAGCAGCATTCAAACCCTGTAGCAGCGTTTGAAGCGGCTTTATCTGCAGTTAAAGGTGATGATGTTGTGTTGGTGGTCGGTTCTTTCCATACTGTTGGAGAGGTCTTGGAGCATTGGCAGAAAAAAGGAAACTAA
- a CDS encoding YbaB/EbfC family nucleoid-associated protein has translation MFGKGGMGNMMKQAQQMQERMQKLQEEIANMEVTGESGAGLVKVTITGSHSVRRVDIDESLMEDDKEMLEDLIAAAFNDAARRVEETQKEKMAGVTGGMQLPPGMKMPF, from the coding sequence ATGTTTGGTAAAGGCGGTATGGGCAACATGATGAAGCAAGCCCAGCAAATGCAAGAGCGCATGCAAAAGCTTCAAGAAGAAATCGCAAATATGGAAGTTACAGGTGAGTCAGGTGCTGGCCTTGTAAAAGTTACGATTACTGGTAGTCACAGTGTTCGTCGCGTTGATATCGATGAAAGCCTAATGGAAGACGATAAAGAGATGCTTGAAGATCTTATCGCAGCCGCTTTCAACGATGCAGCTCGTCGTGTTGAAGAGACTCAAAAAGAGAAAATGGCTGGCGTAACTGGTGGGATGCAACTTCCACCAGGTATGAAAATGCCTTTCTAA
- the apt gene encoding adenine phosphoribosyltransferase: MNTEKIALIKASIKTIPDYPKAGILFRDVTSLMEDPAAYKATIELLAETYKDMGFTKIVGTEARGFLFGAPLALELGVGFVPVRKPGKLPREVVAQSYELEYGTDTLEIHTDAIVEGDKVLMVDDLLATGGTIEATTKLIRQLGGVVEHAAFVINLPEIGGEKRLQGLDLEVFSICEFDGH, encoded by the coding sequence ATGAACACAGAAAAAATCGCTCTGATCAAAGCAAGCATCAAAACCATTCCTGATTACCCAAAAGCGGGTATCTTATTCCGTGACGTGACAAGCTTGATGGAAGATCCAGCCGCGTACAAAGCGACTATTGAACTGTTAGCGGAAACATATAAGGACATGGGCTTTACTAAGATCGTGGGTACTGAAGCTCGTGGTTTCTTGTTTGGTGCACCTTTAGCTCTAGAGCTAGGTGTTGGCTTTGTTCCTGTTCGTAAGCCAGGCAAGCTGCCTCGTGAAGTTGTGGCACAATCTTATGAGCTTGAGTACGGTACAGATACGTTAGAAATCCATACGGATGCTATTGTTGAAGGCGACAAAGTACTTATGGTTGATGACTTGCTAGCAACTGGCGGTACGATTGAAGCAACAACTAAGTTGATCCGTCAACTTGGCGGTGTGGTAGAGCACGCTGCATTCGTTATTAACCTTCCAGAAATCGGTGGTGAAAAACGCTTACAAGGTTTAGACCTTGAAGTGTTTAGCATCTGCGAATTCGACGGTCACTAA
- a CDS encoding YbaN family protein, with amino-acid sequence MAGGLCIFLAVLGIVLPVLPTTPFLLLASTCFMRSNPKVHKWMHEHKTLGPLLNNWYQHGAVTKQVKTRGVFFILLSFAVSIYFAPIIWVKAFLICVLVILLTWFMRLPTHELVADSKENHYH; translated from the coding sequence ATTGCTGGTGGCCTTTGTATATTCCTCGCGGTTTTAGGTATTGTTTTACCTGTTCTGCCTACAACACCTTTCCTCCTTCTTGCTAGCACATGCTTTATGCGAAGCAACCCTAAAGTTCATAAATGGATGCATGAGCATAAAACGCTCGGCCCGTTACTGAACAATTGGTATCAACATGGTGCTGTGACTAAGCAAGTTAAAACGCGTGGTGTATTCTTTATCTTGTTAAGTTTTGCGGTATCGATCTACTTTGCCCCGATCATTTGGGTCAAGGCCTTCCTAATTTGTGTACTTGTTATTCTTCTCACATGGTTTATGCGACTTCCAACCCATGAGTTGGTTGCTGACAGCAAAGAAAATCACTACCATTAA
- a CDS encoding LysR family transcriptional regulator: protein MKLDDLNLFRLVVENGSYTATSRKTMIPVATITRRIQALEDSLNLRLLNRHARKLSLTEAGERFFNECSPLLQRLSSTAEELTDVCKGASGKIRITAPSNLTKRMMMPMFSEFMTQYPDINIELMMNNQADQLDPTEWDVIFRVGPQRDSSLIARKISEVKDILIASPDYLAKNPAPSHAEELANHSLLKGYPLIKWQLSNSNEETVVNSEKGRFNANALNVVRQACSEGLGITLMPDVMIREYIEDGSLVQVLEDWSANPRDIYMLYNHKDHLPEKVRLFIDFVIAYHIH from the coding sequence ATGAAATTAGATGATTTAAACCTCTTTCGACTCGTCGTTGAAAATGGGAGCTACACCGCAACATCGCGCAAGACTATGATTCCGGTTGCGACCATTACACGACGCATCCAAGCCCTAGAAGATTCTTTGAACCTAAGGCTTCTCAATAGACACGCGCGTAAACTCTCTTTAACAGAGGCTGGCGAACGTTTTTTCAATGAATGCTCTCCGTTACTGCAACGTCTGTCTTCTACTGCAGAAGAGCTCACTGACGTATGTAAAGGTGCTTCAGGGAAGATTCGTATTACCGCGCCCTCCAACCTGACTAAGCGCATGATGATGCCGATGTTCAGCGAATTCATGACTCAATACCCTGATATCAATATTGAGTTAATGATGAATAACCAAGCTGATCAGCTCGACCCAACAGAGTGGGATGTCATTTTCAGAGTCGGTCCGCAGCGTGACTCAAGCTTAATTGCCAGAAAGATCAGTGAAGTCAAAGACATTCTGATCGCAAGCCCTGACTATTTAGCGAAGAACCCAGCTCCAAGCCACGCGGAAGAGCTGGCGAATCATTCTCTACTCAAAGGTTACCCACTCATTAAGTGGCAACTGAGTAACTCGAATGAAGAGACAGTGGTCAACAGCGAGAAAGGTCGTTTCAATGCCAATGCGCTTAATGTCGTGAGACAAGCCTGTTCTGAGGGCCTAGGTATCACCCTAATGCCCGATGTAATGATCCGTGAATACATTGAAGATGGCAGCTTAGTGCAAGTCTTAGAAGACTGGAGTGCTAACCCTCGTGATATTTACATGCTTTATAACCACAAAGACCACCTGCCAGAGAAGGTTAGATTGTTTATCGATTTTGTGATCGCATACCACATTCACTAA
- the recR gene encoding recombination mediator RecR, with protein MRTSHMLEHLMEALRCLPGVGPKSAQRMAFHLLQRDRKGGLQLAEALSQAMTEIGHCNECRTFTEEDTCHICTNPKRQDNGQICVVESPADIAAIEATGQYSGRYFVLMGHLSPLDGIGPSDIGLDVLDYRLRRGDITEVILATNPTVEGEATAHYIAELCNAHEVNASRIAHGVPVGGELELVDGTTLSHSLLGRHKI; from the coding sequence ATGCGTACCAGTCATATGCTGGAGCATTTGATGGAGGCCTTACGTTGTCTACCTGGGGTTGGCCCCAAGTCGGCGCAGCGTATGGCCTTTCATTTGTTACAGCGCGATAGAAAAGGCGGCCTACAGTTGGCTGAAGCTCTTAGCCAAGCAATGACTGAAATTGGTCATTGTAATGAGTGCCGTACTTTTACTGAAGAAGATACTTGCCACATTTGTACCAATCCTAAACGTCAGGATAACGGTCAAATCTGTGTAGTTGAGAGCCCTGCAGACATTGCAGCCATTGAAGCAACTGGCCAATATTCAGGTCGTTACTTTGTGCTTATGGGGCATCTTTCACCACTTGATGGTATCGGTCCAAGTGATATCGGCCTCGATGTCTTGGATTACCGTTTACGTCGTGGCGATATCACTGAAGTAATTCTAGCGACTAACCCGACAGTTGAAGGGGAAGCAACAGCGCATTACATTGCTGAGCTATGTAATGCCCATGAAGTGAACGCAAGTCGTATCGCCCATGGTGTTCCCGTTGGTGGTGAGCTAGAGCTGGTGGATGGCACCACGCTTTCGCACTCCTTACTCGGTCGTCATAAGATCTAA
- the dnaX gene encoding DNA polymerase III subunit gamma/tau gives MSYLALARKWRPTKFKEVVGQAHVLTALENALSQNRLHHAYLFSGTRGVGKTTIGRLFAKGLNCETGITSTPCGECATCKEIDEGRFVDLLEIDAASRTKVEDTRELLDNVQYKPARGRFKVYLIDEVHMLSRHSFNALLKTLEEPPEYVKFLLATTDPQKLPVTILSRCLQFHLKPISVDNIHEQLDHILEQESVTSESRALGMIAHAADGSMRDALSLTDQAIALGNGNVETDTVAHMLGTLDTDQAIHLLEAISSKQPQVAMACIQGLAENGVEWDGLLSQLATQLHRLAMYQALPSTLDKAQPDAERLELLSKALSPQDIQLYYQIVLKGRQDLPLSPTARVGIEMVVLRMLAFRPAEQISATAISTESTSPAPAVQGQAPAQSVAQPVSQPAPMAAPRQPAQAPAASQPQVQQQAPVQPPVQQQSVQQQQNPAQYSDSQGYADHSGNQGYPEQDYPHSQYDAPPAYDERPSYGTEQAMSPTTQQMPPQQNQATNQSQPQQASTEPTQQEQPARSSSPVSGLRHQLRSQRRSSAAPESKGSTPKKAKATPAKTSVLDRVAQQHGGSERVSPASLKTSSTENVTNDNEPYRWKPSKPVVKEVSKELTPTQIKRALEHIKTPEMVEKLLKESIAQDDWSATIQKLETAKLVEQLALNSVFDKNGTSIALTLRASQAHLNTDRAQSELLQSLNAVLGEECHLSVEIGDGGETPLELRERLYQSKLKDAFSSLENDANVQFIERRFAAELDRDSVRPI, from the coding sequence ATGAGCTATCTTGCGTTAGCGCGAAAATGGCGACCAACCAAATTCAAAGAAGTGGTTGGTCAAGCCCATGTTTTAACAGCATTAGAGAATGCACTTAGCCAGAACAGGTTGCACCATGCTTACCTGTTCAGCGGGACTCGAGGTGTCGGTAAAACGACCATCGGCCGCTTATTTGCTAAGGGCCTAAACTGTGAAACAGGCATTACTTCAACACCTTGTGGTGAGTGTGCAACCTGTAAAGAGATCGATGAAGGTCGTTTTGTTGATCTTCTTGAAATCGATGCTGCATCTCGAACTAAGGTAGAAGATACCCGTGAGCTTTTGGACAACGTCCAGTACAAGCCTGCACGTGGTCGCTTCAAGGTTTACCTGATCGATGAAGTACATATGCTCTCTAGGCACAGTTTCAACGCGCTTCTAAAAACCTTAGAAGAGCCGCCTGAGTATGTGAAGTTCTTGCTCGCAACGACCGATCCACAAAAGCTTCCGGTTACGATTCTCTCGCGTTGTCTTCAGTTCCATCTCAAGCCGATTAGCGTCGATAATATCCACGAGCAGCTCGATCATATTCTTGAACAGGAAAGTGTGACCTCTGAGTCTCGTGCATTAGGCATGATTGCTCATGCTGCTGACGGCAGTATGCGTGATGCACTGAGTCTAACGGATCAAGCTATTGCGTTGGGTAACGGTAATGTCGAAACGGACACTGTTGCTCATATGCTCGGTACGCTGGACACTGACCAAGCGATTCATCTGCTTGAAGCTATCAGCAGTAAGCAGCCACAAGTGGCGATGGCTTGCATCCAAGGCCTTGCCGAGAATGGCGTGGAATGGGATGGGTTGTTGAGTCAACTTGCGACCCAATTACATCGTTTGGCTATGTACCAAGCACTGCCATCAACCTTAGATAAAGCGCAGCCTGATGCTGAACGTCTAGAGCTGCTTAGCAAAGCGTTGAGCCCACAAGATATCCAGCTGTACTATCAGATTGTGTTGAAAGGGCGTCAAGACCTACCATTATCACCAACCGCTCGTGTTGGCATTGAGATGGTGGTTCTGCGTATGTTGGCATTCAGACCTGCAGAGCAAATTAGTGCGACGGCTATCTCGACTGAGTCGACTAGCCCAGCGCCAGCAGTTCAAGGACAAGCTCCAGCTCAAAGCGTTGCTCAGCCTGTGAGTCAACCTGCGCCAATGGCCGCTCCGAGACAGCCCGCTCAGGCTCCTGCGGCTTCGCAGCCTCAAGTGCAGCAACAAGCGCCTGTTCAGCCACCTGTTCAGCAGCAGTCTGTGCAACAGCAACAGAACCCGGCACAATATTCAGATTCGCAAGGTTACGCTGATCATTCAGGCAACCAAGGTTATCCAGAACAGGATTACCCGCACAGTCAGTATGACGCGCCACCAGCTTATGACGAACGTCCTAGCTACGGTACGGAGCAAGCGATGAGTCCAACGACTCAGCAAATGCCACCACAGCAGAATCAAGCGACGAATCAGAGCCAGCCTCAACAGGCAAGTACCGAACCGACGCAACAAGAACAACCAGCACGTTCTTCATCGCCAGTGAGTGGTTTACGCCACCAACTGCGTTCGCAACGTAGAAGCAGTGCTGCTCCAGAAAGCAAAGGTTCAACGCCAAAAAAGGCTAAAGCGACACCAGCTAAAACTTCAGTTCTTGACCGAGTTGCTCAGCAACACGGTGGTTCTGAGCGGGTGTCGCCAGCTTCTTTAAAGACCTCTTCGACAGAAAATGTTACCAATGATAATGAACCTTATCGTTGGAAACCGTCTAAACCTGTAGTAAAAGAAGTCAGCAAAGAGCTTACACCTACTCAGATCAAGCGCGCGCTTGAGCATATCAAGACACCAGAAATGGTCGAGAAATTGCTCAAAGAATCTATTGCTCAAGATGACTGGTCCGCCACGATTCAAAAGCTAGAGACCGCGAAGCTTGTCGAACAGTTAGCGTTGAACTCAGTGTTTGATAAAAATGGCACTTCGATTGCCTTAACGTTGAGAGCAAGCCAAGCTCACTTGAATACCGACCGCGCACAAAGCGAGCTATTACAGTCGCTCAATGCAGTGTTAGGAGAAGAGTGTCATTTGAGTGTGGAAATCGGCGATGGTGGGGAAACGCCACTAGAATTAAGAGAAAGGCTGTATCAAAGCAAGTTGAAAGACGCGTTTTCCAGTTTGGAGAATGATGCCAACGTACAGTTTATCGAAAGACGTTTTGCTGCCGAGCTTGATAGAGATAGCGTTCGTCCAATATAA
- a CDS encoding CvpA family protein encodes MNWLDFVILGVIGFSAVISLVRGFAKEALSLVIWFGAFFIASQYYAKLAMYFTNIEDEMFRNGTAIAALFVATLVVGALVNYVIGQLVQKTGLSGTDRILGVVFGGLRGVLIVSAVLFFMDAFTAFPSSEWWENSQLVPEFSRIIAPFFEHLQATSSFLSGAL; translated from the coding sequence ATGAATTGGTTAGATTTTGTCATTTTAGGCGTGATCGGCTTCTCTGCCGTGATCAGTTTAGTTCGTGGTTTCGCTAAAGAAGCGTTGTCATTAGTTATTTGGTTTGGAGCATTTTTTATTGCTAGCCAGTACTACGCTAAATTAGCAATGTACTTCACCAATATCGAAGATGAGATGTTTCGTAACGGAACTGCGATAGCAGCATTGTTTGTTGCAACGTTAGTTGTTGGTGCCTTAGTTAACTATGTCATCGGTCAACTAGTTCAGAAAACAGGCCTGTCGGGTACAGACAGAATCCTCGGTGTCGTTTTTGGCGGTTTACGTGGTGTTCTGATTGTCTCAGCAGTGTTGTTTTTCATGGATGCGTTTACTGCATTCCCAAGTTCTGAGTGGTGGGAGAATTCGCAGTTGGTTCCGGAGTTTAGCCGAATCATTGCGCCGTTCTTTGAGCATTTACAAGCAACATCTAGTTTCTTATCTGGCGCGCTCTAG
- a CDS encoding SPOR domain-containing protein: MASKFQSRLVGTIILVAIGVIVLPDVLDGKKLHYKEEFASIPIKPELDSNVEVFEVLDPVEDQIALPDSPVEQVIESGNSETQTASASNNKEADKVAVVVKPVPEKNEYQDSAWLIQLMALKNADNAKSMVKDLQKRGYQAHTKQEKTFTRVIIGPDVSKSKLERQIKELEKITGSKGQLLKFKPLNP, from the coding sequence ATGGCAAGTAAATTCCAAAGCCGATTAGTCGGCACCATCATTTTAGTAGCGATTGGCGTTATCGTATTGCCAGACGTACTTGATGGTAAGAAGCTCCATTATAAAGAGGAGTTTGCAAGCATTCCGATTAAGCCTGAGCTTGATAGTAATGTTGAGGTTTTTGAAGTACTCGACCCCGTTGAAGATCAGATTGCATTACCGGACTCTCCGGTTGAGCAAGTGATTGAAAGTGGTAATTCAGAAACCCAAACCGCGTCGGCTTCAAATAATAAAGAAGCAGACAAAGTGGCCGTGGTGGTTAAACCGGTACCGGAAAAAAATGAATACCAAGATAGTGCTTGGCTCATTCAATTGATGGCTTTGAAGAATGCTGACAATGCAAAAAGCATGGTTAAGGATTTACAAAAGCGCGGTTACCAAGCCCACACGAAGCAAGAAAAAACTTTTACGCGAGTAATTATTGGTCCCGATGTCTCTAAATCCAAACTTGAGCGACAAATTAAGGAATTAGAAAAAATTACGGGTTCAAAAGGCCAATTGCTCAAATTTAAACCGTTAAATCCATAA
- a CDS encoding response regulator, producing MYKTHSQPVMTSAQEVPNQKCVMLVDDDPIFRRITSAYLEKIGYKVVEAENGLDALQKLRDSAPDLIVCDLSMPILDGIELVEELSLEYPSLPMIVVSGTDDMSDVAKALRFGIKDFLAKPLEDHGHLGSAIANTLKDSFDNISDQRDFSSQWFCVDDGGEIPEDQELHWHLNYLQENPSAAKDLLHALLPEKDTKQGSWRCSYRLLQSTEMMPLVFDYAWMMNGQFAFYLVDSSSADKGGSATTLLVRALFHDYLRNRKDFNADLKDIAEILEKGIQCSKCSTPVNALFGVADLAEGTISILPAGLDGQWSNGELNQHIAAGERLGENCKKNFITRDLPIQQGCQLTLSLLGSASFSLDIHQGSTD from the coding sequence ATGTACAAAACTCACAGTCAGCCAGTAATGACCTCGGCTCAGGAAGTTCCCAACCAGAAATGCGTTATGTTGGTTGATGATGATCCTATTTTTCGCCGTATAACCAGCGCGTACTTAGAAAAGATTGGTTATAAAGTGGTTGAGGCTGAAAATGGACTGGACGCTCTGCAAAAGCTTAGAGACTCAGCGCCAGATTTAATTGTGTGTGACTTATCAATGCCGATTTTGGACGGCATCGAGCTAGTAGAAGAGCTTAGCTTGGAGTACCCGTCATTGCCTATGATCGTTGTATCAGGGACCGATGACATGTCAGATGTCGCAAAAGCACTGCGTTTTGGTATCAAAGACTTTCTAGCTAAACCGTTGGAAGATCATGGCCACTTAGGAAGTGCGATAGCGAATACATTAAAAGATTCGTTCGACAATATTTCAGATCAACGAGATTTCTCAAGCCAATGGTTTTGTGTCGATGACGGAGGAGAGATCCCCGAAGACCAAGAACTGCATTGGCACCTAAATTATCTGCAAGAAAATCCAAGTGCTGCAAAAGACTTGTTGCATGCGTTGCTACCTGAAAAAGACACCAAACAAGGTTCGTGGCGCTGTAGCTACCGATTGCTGCAGTCGACAGAAATGATGCCACTCGTTTTCGATTACGCGTGGATGATGAACGGGCAATTTGCTTTTTACCTCGTAGATTCGTCGTCTGCTGATAAGGGAGGCTCTGCAACCACATTGTTGGTGAGAGCTCTGTTCCATGATTACTTAAGAAACCGCAAAGATTTTAATGCTGATCTCAAAGATATTGCTGAGATTCTAGAAAAAGGAATCCAATGCTCTAAGTGTTCAACACCAGTTAACGCTTTATTCGGTGTCGCCGATCTTGCTGAGGGAACCATTTCTATTTTACCTGCGGGTTTAGATGGGCAGTGGTCAAATGGTGAATTGAATCAACATATTGCTGCAGGGGAGCGTTTGGGCGAAAACTGTAAGAAGAACTTCATTACTCGTGACCTGCCCATTCAACAGGGGTGTCAGCTGACATTGAGCCTACTGGGTTCGGCGAGCTTCAGCTTAGATATCCACCAAGGGTCAACTGATTAA
- the purF gene encoding amidophosphoribosyltransferase encodes MCGIVGIVGSTPVNQSIYDALTVLQHRGQDAAGICTIESNRFRLRKANGLVKDVFEAKHMQRLQGNVGIGHVRYPTAGSSSASEAQPFYVNSPFGITLAHNGNLTNASEVREKLFEKDRRHVNTTSDSEVLLNVLAHEIDTVKGNVTSEDVFRAVANVHRTIRGAYAVTAMIIGHGMIAFRDPHGIRPLCLGKREINGKTEYMVASESVALDAVGFDFMRDVAPGEAIYATFDGELFTKQCADNPQLNPCIFEFVYFARPDSFIDKISVYSARVEMGEMLGKRIKEEYADLDIDVVIPIPETSNDIALRIAQAIDKPYRQGFVKNRYVGRTFIMPGQQQRKKSVRRKLNAIRSEFKGKNVLLVDDSIVRGTTSEQIIEMARDSGASKVFMVSAAPEVRFPNVYGIDMPSATELIAHGRDNETICKQIGADALIFQTLPDLISAVGMGNQDISRFDTSVFNGEYVTGDIDQAYLDFLDSLRNDDSKVEREIQQDLANLELHNEGA; translated from the coding sequence ATGTGTGGTATTGTTGGAATCGTGGGTTCAACACCTGTAAACCAGTCTATTTATGACGCTTTAACGGTATTGCAGCATCGTGGCCAAGATGCCGCTGGTATTTGTACCATAGAAAGCAATCGTTTCCGTCTGCGTAAGGCGAACGGTTTAGTTAAAGATGTTTTTGAAGCAAAACACATGCAACGCCTCCAAGGCAACGTTGGTATTGGTCATGTTCGTTATCCTACAGCGGGAAGTTCGAGTGCTTCTGAAGCGCAACCTTTCTACGTAAACTCTCCTTTTGGCATCACGTTGGCGCACAACGGTAACCTAACGAATGCAAGTGAAGTTCGTGAGAAGTTGTTCGAAAAAGACCGTCGTCATGTCAACACAACCTCTGATTCTGAAGTTCTACTGAACGTATTGGCTCATGAAATCGATACTGTCAAAGGTAATGTGACTTCAGAAGATGTGTTCCGCGCAGTTGCAAACGTGCACCGTACTATTCGTGGTGCTTACGCAGTGACAGCGATGATCATCGGCCACGGTATGATCGCGTTCCGTGACCCACATGGTATTCGTCCACTGTGTCTTGGTAAGCGTGAGATTAATGGTAAAACAGAGTACATGGTTGCGTCTGAGTCAGTAGCGTTAGACGCTGTTGGTTTTGATTTTATGCGCGATGTTGCTCCTGGTGAAGCTATCTACGCAACATTCGATGGTGAGCTTTTCACTAAACAATGCGCAGACAACCCACAACTAAACCCATGTATTTTTGAGTTTGTTTATTTTGCTCGTCCTGATTCATTCATCGATAAAATTTCGGTTTACAGCGCACGCGTTGAGATGGGTGAGATGCTAGGTAAGCGTATTAAAGAAGAGTACGCAGACTTAGACATTGACGTGGTTATTCCAATTCCTGAAACATCAAATGATATCGCTCTACGAATTGCTCAAGCGATTGATAAGCCATATCGTCAAGGTTTCGTGAAAAACCGCTACGTTGGTCGTACGTTTATCATGCCTGGTCAGCAACAGCGTAAGAAGTCAGTTCGCCGTAAACTCAACGCGATTCGTTCTGAGTTTAAAGGTAAGAACGTTCTATTGGTTGATGACTCGATTGTTCGTGGTACGACATCAGAGCAGATCATTGAGATGGCTCGTGATTCTGGTGCAAGCAAAGTCTTCATGGTTTCGGCTGCTCCTGAGGTTCGTTTCCCGAACGTTTACGGTATTGATATGCCAAGCGCGACTGAGCTTATTGCTCATGGCCGTGACAACGAAACGATTTGTAAACAGATTGGCGCAGACGCGTTGATCTTCCAAACGCTACCAGACTTAATCTCTGCTGTAGGTATGGGTAACCAAGACATCTCTCGTTTTGATACGTCAGTATTCAACGGCGAGTATGTAACAGGCGATATCGACCAAGCCTACTTAGATTTCCTAGACTCTTTACGTAATGACGATTCAAAGGTTGAGCGTGAGATTCAACAAGATCTCGCTAACCTAGAGTTACATAACGAAGGTGCTTAG